In Glycine max cultivar Williams 82 chromosome 10, Glycine_max_v4.0, whole genome shotgun sequence, the DNA window aaataattaaaaaatataaaatgacataaataatatatttttaaaagataataaagaaattgaataattattccaaggataaaaaaatattaaaaaaattaaaaattagcatTTCAAAAAACACTAAAATCTACTTAAAAAGTTTATCGAACCCTGTTTAAACAagcttaaattataaaaactctcATTTTCATGGGGTCGCTCTCGTTTCAATAAAATCTAGCAAGAGATACTAAATACATGGGGTTGCTCTCGTTTTCACGCATGTTCTAAATATATTTGCTTacgaaattaaaattttatattaaaataaataaaatttattatttaatatttatattctctaaacatgaaaaatgattataataatagagaaaaaaaacaattcaaccAAATCCTAAGTTTTAGGCTATTTAGATAATTGTCCactattatttgaaaattgaaactattgttcatgtttgtttttatgttaataaattttattttaatatatttattatgtatgtgtgtaaaaaattcaatattattacaattaatttaatttatgatattgtgatattttgtaataaaaatatttaataaattaatattaaaatatttgttatataattatacaaaaatgatatttaaccttattttataaatattaaacaaatataaaaatattattttataataaatatattaattaattagatttaaattaatttatagtataaaaaaattcaactacGTTATATAAATGTcattcagaaaaatatttttattcattaaattattGTATACGATTTTcaagtgaaaataattttataggattttaaattaaatataacagtGTTGAGCATGATTGTTTctcattaatgatatttttttgtatttatcagaaaaataattcaatttatgatattacttagtaagtattttaaaagtattgtAATGCaagtatatttaataaatttattttaatagttgttatgtatttatataaaaatgtttaccaagtaaaaataagttttcaaaatatttttttttctaatctttGGTATGTACTTGCATTAACTACTTGGAAAAAGAATTGTGTTTTAATTATGGTCTTGAGTAGAATTATTTTTACTGAATGATATTTGAGATCtctatcataattaaaattacttaatttatcATATGATTTAATCTTTGACATGCACTTATATGAAATACTTGAAGAAATTACTTATTTAGTAAGtaatgtaaaactatttttataataaagttactatatattatgtaaaaattaaaactaatataatttatgatattatcgagtaagtaatttaaaattatcttgtaataaaaatatatttaatgaattaattttaacaaaaaatattaaatattctaTGTAAACatgatttctaattaaaaatgatattataaaatttttaagtaaaaataaatattattgacaTTTTGATGTGTAATTATGTTAACTATTTGGATAAAAACTTTGTCGTATATAATGGTCGTGAACATAATATTATtctgtaaattatatttatgatcTTTGTCATagctaaaattattataatttatgatattatgaaGTCTTTGATATGTAATTATGTAAAAtactttaagaattttttagcACATATGATtccgaatatattttttttcatgaatgatatttgtgatttttactATAAACTTtgtaactaattaaatttatgatattatcaataaaaaattaaattttatagtaaagatatatttaataaattaaatttaaacagagtcaaaatattactttataataaatgtgttaactaattagatttaaatttatttttagtttaacaaTTTCAgtcttataatataattattaatcaacaaaaaatttatttatgagattacttaaattgattttataggaTTTCAAAGTAAAACTAATCTTAtaagatttcaaattaaaatcaaattgtagagtttttttatgtaacaaataaaatttcttatgtataaaattaaatttttatattaagacaaacataattAGCTATtctctaaaaatgaaaaaaaagataacgtttatgcaataaataaaaaaattatttgcaataatattaaaataaattaaatttattttccagtaaatatatatttaataaaaaaattcaatatatttattatgttatttatgtaaaattattcaACACTATTATATGAATGTTAACCGATACAATTCttatttgatattaaattattaaagatagagtaaaaaaattaatctctgCTAAATATATTCGCTAATAATATAtgcatttttataaaagaaatattatataataaatatacttTATAGTTAGATATTCATGATTCCTTCTAAAAGAATGAATCATGTAATATATTATTAGTGTCTATTATCAAAGTGAGATGGATTTGAAGTTATTTGTCATGTCTAGTTAaagattatttatataaaaaataaaaatttaaaaacagttatttatttgtataaaaaatttaaacatggtTCGATAATTATTAaccaataagattattttttatgcaattaataaagatatagtaaaaatataattttgtagtAAATATAATAGCTGACAATACAtctatttaaacaaaatattataaaataagtacATGACAGGTAGTTAAATTCTCATCTTCATTTTAGTGAATGATACTTGTAGTTCCtagctaaaaaattaaaattaatttaatttgtcatATTATTGTGCATgtaatattttgtaataatgaTATATTTGGTAAAGAAAACAGTGAAAGAAAAACACATGTGCGATGAATGTTAAAAGGAATAAGAAGATTCAGTTCTTTATGTTTACCATTGATTTTAGGCATGTCCAGTCATCAACAAGGGACGAACCAGGAGCCTCACGGATTGTAGAACAGAAGAACCTTCTCCTGGTCCATAAAGTAAAACTCCAATCAATTCCACGCTACCATCTATGTGTTTCCTatgctttaattttaatatatttattatataattatataaaaatggtatttatatataaataataaataagaaattttaaatatataaagttattatacatagagataaaatataaatttgtaataaatatattaactaattagatttaaattaatttttagtataaaatttccaaccacataatataaatattattcaacAAATTGTTCATTTATGTCATTATTTTATACaatgagtaaaaataattttataggatttcaaattaaaaataaatattgttgagTCTTTCATATAAATTTGTGTTAAATACTAACAAAGTTTTATCATTCATAgactcattttttaatattagatgATATAAAGTTTAGGTGAGTTGAGTGTGGAGATTTATTAGACTAGAACAGATTTCAAggcttaaagaaaaattataaaaatatttatatattagttACTAATAAGGTCCTTACATCAACaatcaaattcataattttttgggATATAAGCTCATTTTTTACCAACTAGATCAATCATTTATTGGTTATGAGAAACAAAATTTGATCCTTGCGATGTTGAATAGAGCTTATCTTCCTATACTTGAAAGCAATTAATCTGGATAAGTACCTGGTATTGGATATTAGTAATATAAGCATGTACATCCATGAAAGTAGGAAATAAATATTCAAGTCTGTGATTAACCAAAATTTCTAAGAGGATTATTGTATTAAGAACAACTACTCGGTTGATCCATGCGTTGCATgagattttattatgttttattatgaaaagtatatttagttatttattataatattttaaaacatgataCAATTATTGGAATGCGATCATCTTGAACCTTTTTGTACTTGGTTGCACTcataaaattcaatttgaatttgagcTTTGTTCTTTTACTTTATAATCATTTTGAGCAACCAACAAATTTGAGATCCTGTGATTGCACTTTAAATAGATTCAATAACAAACATAGCTTTAAGATCCTATGATTGCACATTAAATAGATTCAATGCCATTGCACATTTCTAGAATTTATTGCACTTCAAAAAGATTCAATGTCAATACATTCTAGattagaccaaaaaaaaaaaaaatacacatatctAGAGTTTATTTGTATAGAGGTGTCTAATGATAGAACTTGATCAATAAAATGTTATCCTCCATCCCAACAGGGCTTTCCAAGAACTTAATATTATAGGATTGAGTGTTAACCCTCGTCCATTTTTTCTCACTTGAAACCAAGTAATGAGAAGAAGGCTTTTCCATTTATAAATGAaacttcaattatatttaataatttataacaaatacggaaatacctaattaaaccatgaaaaaaaggaaataattaaactaaagtatcctattttaaatattacctCCTGACTAGACAGCCTGAGCAACAGTGTCCGAGCCATCTGATGATGGGTGACTAGTAGATAAAGCAATTTGCATCAGAGGAGGAGAATCAATATCCTCAGATATTGTTGATTTATTAGGGGCTTCTTCTGGTCTTGACTCATGTAATTCTGTAACTTTATCCCCAATATTAGGTATTGAAAAACTTCGAGCCATGGCTGAAGGAGGCATCGGCAATGGAGATGCTGCATTTGATGTAGCAAAATAATTTGGGGCAGAAAGCTGTTGACCTCGGGACACCAATGGACCTGAATGACCCACCAAACCTAAAAACTTAGAATTGGATGGGGAAATGGTTGGAGGCCTTGGAAGTTCATGAAGCTCATTTATTTTAGGTGAAGATGAAAGAGGGGGAGAAGCACTAGGAGATACTTTTGGAGATGATGATGGAGGCTGAGGAATTGAGGTCCGTAAAAGAGGTCCAGAAAACAATTGGACACTTTTAACCGAGACAGGTGGCTTGGTTGGCCATGCATTACTTACCAATGGACCAGAAAAGGCATGTCTTTTGATCTTTTTCGAGTAAGCAGTAATATAATCATGATTTGAGGATAAATTACCATCGATTAAAGGAGGTGGCAATCTTGAGTAGGCAGTATTGCTGTTACTCTCCTTCAGTACAGACTGTGCAGTCCTAACATCAGGACCAGAAAATCCCCCATCTCCAAAAatgttttcatatttctttttttccagTGGGGATGAATGCCACAAATTCTTCACAGGCTCATTtaaatttgtctttatttttgaaGGTACTTGATTACTTGACCTCAAAGATATTGAACTCTTCCCATCAACTGGTGTAGGCAGCACATATGAATTGAACTTCCGTGATAAAGTTTGCCGCATCTGTCTCAGCTTTTCGCTAGAATCACGCTTATTATCAACAAAAAGTGGGGCAGATTGGCTAGCTGACCTAACCTTGAAGGAGAATGAATTCCTGCGAAGCCTATCCAAGTTTTCCTGCAAATAAAACAACATGGTGAACATGGATATTCGTAAGAGTTAAAAATTTTTAGATTGGGGTCTCATTTCCAAATGCATCAAGAAGCTTCCAGTTGAGGAGGTCTTATGTCAACATGTGAAATATTCCAAGTCCTAAATCCCAACAACCGaggcttttgtttttccttacCTTCAAGCTTTTACAGTCAAACCTTTGGGAAATGTAAGTTCCACCAGGTTCAACTGCAGGGAAGCATGCACAACTCAACATGCCAAAATGAGAGTAATTAGGCCAACGTAAgtgcttaaaaataatttcgtACCCCATTActcagaggctcttcgctatgcgaaggtatgggggagggatgttgtacgcagccttacccttgcatatgcaaagaggctgtttccggattcgaacccatgaccaacaagtcaccaaggcacaactttaccgctgcaccagggctcgccaaCGTAAGTGCTTAATAGgcaaaaatttaaaaccaaaaatatggATCTGATCCAAAATATTAACAACCACAAATTTAGTTTAACAACTTCCATAGAATTATATGCAAAGGCAAGTGATATTAATATTCTAGGTTATCTTCTGGATGTTCTTAGTTCTTAATCCATCCTTCAAGCTTTACATCCAAACTGAATTAGTTGTGCAcacaaaaacaataaatcaCATCTGGAAACAAATATTGTGGATGTGAATTTCCTGTGCATGAGCCCATTGACTACTCCACCTAGAAACTCTGATTCTCACCCCTATTTTgattttactcattttttttctttagcttGCTAGGATTTAAAGCTCCATCTGTtaggaaagaaatgaaagagagaggagagaatATGGGGAGTGAATAGCAGAAGGAATAAGAAAGGCTGTTAGAGGTTTATATAGGATGTTAAGTGGATAAGAAGGCTAGTTGAACCAGGGgttaaaaaacaaattgtaaattatataGGGGGAGTATCTTTTGGGGAAAAATAATCTGAACTGAGCACTATGGTTTGGTGTAAAGGGAAAGCCCTTGGAGGAGAATACTTTCCTTGATTTTTTGGATCTCAATAACATAAACACCTCTTTTTCTTTCCCTCTCACTCTAACCTTACTACTTGGCCTCTCAATCTACCCAACTTCCCATCGCCATAATACTTGTCCATCACCTCCTGCATGTGCAATTAATTGCCTACTCGTATTGATGCTGGTTTGTTGGGATGTATTAGAGTATTGTACAGAGAGTAGCAGTATTCAACTGCACTCTCAGCTAAGTGTGTTAGCCAGGTCAGTAAGTAGGATAGTTAGTAGGTTAGTTATTGACAGCTGTCATAACAAACTGTCTAAagcctatatatatatcaagttgTAACACAAAGCTCAGTGCCAATGATATTTTTCACTTCTCATTTCTgaagtttttctctctcaaaatgTCTTTTATTACATTCTGTTATGGTATCTAGAGCCCAGTAAGGTCATCAACGGTGGCACAAAACAATGTGTTCTTCACTTATTCTTTTCCTAAGATTGCACATAAGCTTGATGATTCGACTTTTCTGCTATGGCGTCAGCATGTTGAGCCAGTCATCAAATCTCATCGTCTTCAACGATTTGTTGCcaatcctcagattcctctacgttttctctttgaagaAGATCGTGAATCTGGAATTGAGAATCCTGCATATGAAGCTTGGGAACAACAAGATTAGGTGCTTCTTACAAGTGAATTCATGATTACTTTCACAAGCAAACACGAGCTACAGCTCGTCAATTACGAACTCAGTTATGAGCCACGCCGTTTGGGGGAAAATCGATGCACGAGTTCTTGTCGCAGATCAAGGCACTTTCAGTTGCGCTTGCTTCCCTTGGA includes these proteins:
- the LOC100784870 gene encoding uncharacterized protein At2g33490 isoform X1, which gives rise to MKRSLRKLGVLAVEKHERDRRNIMPLSQLEELAQATQEMQDMRDCYDSLLSAAAATANSAYEFSESLGDLGSCLLEKTALHDDEESGKVLIMLGKIQFQLQKLIDKYRSHITQTITIPSDSLLNELRIVEEMKQQCDEKREVYESMLTRYRERGRSRSGKAESISLQQLQIARDEYDVEATLFVFRLKSLKQGQSWSLLTQAARHHAAQLCFFKKAVKSLETAEPHVKSVTDQHHIDYHFIGIEGEDEDEDEDGDVDHDDESHDENDDGELSFDYAQNECEQDVSTFENSMKENLDRLRRNSFSFKVRSASQSAPLFVDNKRDSSEKLRQMRQTLSRKFNSYVLPTPVDGKSSISLRSSNQVPSKIKTNLNEPVKNLWHSSPLEKKKYENIFGDGGFSGPDVRTAQSVLKESNSNTAYSRLPPPLIDGNLSSNHDYITAYSKKIKRHAFSGPLVSNAWPTKPPVSVKSVQLFSGPLLRTSIPQPPSSSPKVSPSASPPLSSSPKINELHELPRPPTISPSNSKFLGLVGHSGPLVSRGQQLSAPNYFATSNAASPLPMPPSAMARSFSIPNIGDKVTELHESRPEEAPNKSTISEDIDSPPLMQIALSTSHPSSDGSDTVAQAV
- the LOC100784870 gene encoding uncharacterized protein At2g33490 isoform X2, with the translated sequence MKRSLRKLGVLAVEKHERDRRNIMPLSQLEELAQATQEMQDMRDCYDSLLSAAAATANSAYESLGDLGSCLLEKTALHDDEESGKVLIMLGKIQFQLQKLIDKYRSHITQTITIPSDSLLNELRIVEEMKQQCDEKREVYESMLTRYRERGRSRSGKAESISLQQLQIARDEYDVEATLFVFRLKSLKQGQSWSLLTQAARHHAAQLCFFKKAVKSLETAEPHVKSVTDQHHIDYHFIGIEGEDEDEDEDGDVDHDDESHDENDDGELSFDYAQNECEQDVSTFENSMKENLDRLRRNSFSFKVRSASQSAPLFVDNKRDSSEKLRQMRQTLSRKFNSYVLPTPVDGKSSISLRSSNQVPSKIKTNLNEPVKNLWHSSPLEKKKYENIFGDGGFSGPDVRTAQSVLKESNSNTAYSRLPPPLIDGNLSSNHDYITAYSKKIKRHAFSGPLVSNAWPTKPPVSVKSVQLFSGPLLRTSIPQPPSSSPKVSPSASPPLSSSPKINELHELPRPPTISPSNSKFLGLVGHSGPLVSRGQQLSAPNYFATSNAASPLPMPPSAMARSFSIPNIGDKVTELHESRPEEAPNKSTISEDIDSPPLMQIALSTSHPSSDGSDTVAQAV
- the LOC100784870 gene encoding uncharacterized protein At2g33490 isoform X3, translated to MLGKIQFQLQKLIDKYRSHITQTITIPSDSLLNELRIVEEMKQQCDEKREVYESMLTRYRERGRSRSGKAESISLQQLQIARDEYDVEATLFVFRLKSLKQGQSWSLLTQAARHHAAQLCFFKKAVKSLETAEPHVKSVTDQHHIDYHFIGIEGEDEDEDEDGDVDHDDESHDENDDGELSFDYAQNECEQDVSTFENSMKENLDRLRRNSFSFKVRSASQSAPLFVDNKRDSSEKLRQMRQTLSRKFNSYVLPTPVDGKSSISLRSSNQVPSKIKTNLNEPVKNLWHSSPLEKKKYENIFGDGGFSGPDVRTAQSVLKESNSNTAYSRLPPPLIDGNLSSNHDYITAYSKKIKRHAFSGPLVSNAWPTKPPVSVKSVQLFSGPLLRTSIPQPPSSSPKVSPSASPPLSSSPKINELHELPRPPTISPSNSKFLGLVGHSGPLVSRGQQLSAPNYFATSNAASPLPMPPSAMARSFSIPNIGDKVTELHESRPEEAPNKSTISEDIDSPPLMQIALSTSHPSSDGSDTVAQAV